A window of Haloarcula marismortui ATCC 43049 genomic DNA:
CTCCGACCTGACCTGACCGTCGAGCGTGCGGACGTACTGGTTTCACAGGACAGCGGCGACATCGTGGCTGTCGACGACCCGGGCACACTGGACGGCGACGATGAACTCGACGCCAGCGACGGGCTGGTCATCCCCGGTCTGGTCAACGCGCACACCCACGTCGCGATGACACTGCTTCGCGGCCTCGCTGACGACAAGCCCCTCGACGCCTGGCTGCAGGAGGATGTCTGGCCCGTCGAAGCGGAACTGACCGCCGACGACATCCGCGCCGGGGCGGAACTCGGGCTGGTCGAGATGATACGGTCGGGGACGACGGCGCTGTCGGATATGTACTTCGAGGTCGAGGAGATCGCGGACGCAGTCGACCAGGCTGGGATGCGAGCAGTGCTTGGCTTTACTGCAGTCACCGTCGGCAAGGATGACGAGGCCGCGCGGTCTGACCTCGAAGAGAGCCTCGACGTGGCTCGGAAACTCGACGGTGCGGCTGATGGACGGGTTCGGACGACGTTCCAGCCACACTCGCTCACGACCGTCGGCGAGGAGTACCTGCGCGAGTTCGTCCCACAGGCGCTTGAGGACGACCTTTCGATCCACCTGCACGCCAACGAGACGCGCGATGAGGTGACGCCTATCGTCGACGAACACGGACAGCGCCCGCTCGCCTACGCCGACAATATCGGCCTGCTCGACGGCGACACGTACGTGGCCCACGGCGTCCACGTCGACGACAGTGAAATCGACCTGCTGGCCGAGACGGGTACCGGCGTTGCTCACTGCCCGGCCTCGAACATGAAACTCGCCAGCGGGATGGCCCCGGTACAGGACCTGCTGGACGCTGGCGTTACCGTGGGTATCGGCACCGACGGCGCGGCCTCGAACAACGACCTCGACATGTTCGACGAGATGCGCGACGCGGCGATGATCGGCAAACTCGCGGCCGACGACGCCAGCGCGGTCGATGCTGGCACTGTCGTCGAAATGGCGACCGCAAACGGTGCGGCCCTGCTGGGCTTCGACAGCGGCCGCATCGAGACCGGCGCGAACGCGGACCTGGCCGTCATCGACCTCGACGCCCCACACCTGACGCCGGCCCACGACCTCGTCTCGCACCTTGCCTATGCCGTCCACGGGAGCGACGTGCGCCACACGGTCTGTGACGGCGAGGTGCTCATGCGCGACCGCACTGTCGAGGTGTTCGACGAGCAGGCCGTCCGCGAACGGGCCAGCGAGCACGCGGCTTCGCTGGTCGAACGAGCCGGTGACTGAACCGGTGGAATAAACGCTGAGAGCTGGCTTTAAACTGTATAGCTATTCCTCAGTCGGTGTTGTCGACTCTGCAAACGGCCTGAACGGGTTGAACGAGAGGGGGTGTTTATCGCTCTCTCGGCGAACCAATTGGCTACGATGCGCACCAAACTCTTCGCACTGTACGCCGCTGTCGGACTGACATTGCTGGCCGTCGGTCCGGGACTGGCGGCCGCTGCGGACTCAGCCGGTAACACCGACGCAGGGAACACCCTCGCTGTCGGTGTCTCACAGGCTGACGACGGCAGCGCGACGGTATCGGTCACACAGAACGAGACGGGCGTCGAAAACGCCTCAGTTGCCGTGGAGACGGCTGACAACACCTCCTACGTCGGGACCGGAAACTACACGACCGACAGCAACGGGACGGTTGGACTGCCCGCCCCCGAGCAGAACGTGACGGTCGACGTGACGGCGACGGCCGACAATCACACTGCGACGACGACGGCGGACCTGACTGTCGCGCCGAACGCTACCAACGTGACCGAGTTCGACACCTTCGGACTCGAAGTGTCAGCCTACGTGAACGACCTGTTGAGCGACGAGAACCGGACCGGTGGTATCGGCCCGGCCGTGGCCAGTTTCGTGACGGCGAACAACCCCGGCAACGCGCCGGACCACGCTGGCCCGCCAGCACACGTCACTGGTGAGAACGAGTCCGACGACAACGAGACCCACCCCAGCGAACGACAGGGTCCGCCGGCGGACATCTTCGGTGACGACGAGAACGAGACTGAAAACGAGACAGACGACCGCCGCGGCCCGCCCAAGGACGCCGGACCGCCCGAAGACCGCGGTCCGGGCAGCGATGACGCGGAGAATGAAACGGACGACGAAAACGAGACGGACGACGACCGTCGTGGTCCGCCCGAAGACGCTGGGCCACCCGAGGACCGCGATGACGACGACGTGGAGAACGAGACTGAAGACGACGAGAACGAAACCGAGGAACCGGAAGACGAGACGGAAGAGCAAGACGAGTCAGAAGAGCAAGACGAGGACGACGATGCTGACGACGACACCGATAGCGACGACGATGACGACGGCGACCGCGGCCGACCGGACGACGCTGGCCCGCCGGACGAACGCGGTAACTGAACGGCTTCGGTAGCGTTTTAGGAACTCTCTTCCTCTGTTGTGACATGACGACGCCTATTTCGGAGCGACTTGATGACCTTGACGAGGCTCGCGATTCCGGCCGCCGAAAGATGGACTGGGCTATCCAGCATATGCCCATCTGCGGCGCGCTCCGTGAGCAGTTCGAGGCCGACCAGCCCTTTGCCGGCGAACGCATCGGCATGGCGATGCACGTCGAAGCCAAGACCGCTGTTCTCGCGGAAATCCTCGCGGTCGGTGGCGCGGAAGTCGCCATCACCGGCTGTAACCCGCTCTCGACGCACGACGACGTGAGTGCCGCACTCGACGCCGTCGACGGCATCACTTCCTACGCCGAGCGCGGCGTCGACGACGAGGAGTACTACGAGGCTATCGAGGCTGTCATCGGCCACAAGCCGACCATCACCGTCGACGACGGAATGGACCTCGTCGCGGCCATCCACGAGGACTATCCGGAACTCATCGACACTATCATCGGTGGGGCAGAGGAGACGACGACCGGCGTCCACCGACTGCGCGCGATGGACGATGACGGCGAACTCGACTATCCTGTGTTCGCTGTCAACGACACGCCGATGAAGCGCCTGTTCGACAACGTCCACGGCACCGGCGAATCCTCGCTGGCCTCGATTGCGATGACGACGAATCTCTCGTGGGCCGGCAAGACCGTCGTCGTCTCCGGGTACGGTGACTGCGGCAAAGGTGTCGCAAAGAAAGCCAGCGGTCAGAACGCCGACGTGATTGTGACCGAAGTCGAGCCCCGCCGCGCGCTCGAAGCGCACATGGAGGGCTACGACGTGAAGCCGATGGCCGAGGCGGCCGCTGAAGGTGACGTGTTCATCACCACCACTGGCAACCGCGATGTAATCGTCGAGGAGCACTTCGAAGCGATGCAGGACGGCGTCTTGCTCGCCAACGCCGGTCACTTCGACGTGGAGGTCGACCTCGATGCGCTGTCCGACCTCGCTGTCGACACCTACGAGGCCCGCAACGGCGTCCAGACCTACGAGATGGCCGACGGCCGCCGCCTGAACGTGCTTGCCGAGGGCCGACTGGTCAACCTTGCGACGCCCATCGCACTGGGCCACCCTGTCGAAGTGATGGACCAGAGCTTCGGCGTGCAGGCCGTCTGTGTCCGAGAACTGGTCGAAAACGGCGACGACTACGAGGCCGGTGTCCACGCTGTCCCGGACCGACTCGACAAGGAGGTCGCGGAAATCAAACTTGACGCCGAGGGTGTCGACTTCGATTCCCTGACTG
This region includes:
- a CDS encoding amidohydrolase; the protein is MSELLVTGGQVLRPDLTVERADVLVSQDSGDIVAVDDPGTLDGDDELDASDGLVIPGLVNAHTHVAMTLLRGLADDKPLDAWLQEDVWPVEAELTADDIRAGAELGLVEMIRSGTTALSDMYFEVEEIADAVDQAGMRAVLGFTAVTVGKDDEAARSDLEESLDVARKLDGAADGRVRTTFQPHSLTTVGEEYLREFVPQALEDDLSIHLHANETRDEVTPIVDEHGQRPLAYADNIGLLDGDTYVAHGVHVDDSEIDLLAETGTGVAHCPASNMKLASGMAPVQDLLDAGVTVGIGTDGAASNNDLDMFDEMRDAAMIGKLAADDASAVDAGTVVEMATANGAALLGFDSGRIETGANADLAVIDLDAPHLTPAHDLVSHLAYAVHGSDVRHTVCDGEVLMRDRTVEVFDEQAVRERASEHAASLVERAGD
- a CDS encoding adenosylhomocysteinase, yielding MTTPISERLDDLDEARDSGRRKMDWAIQHMPICGALREQFEADQPFAGERIGMAMHVEAKTAVLAEILAVGGAEVAITGCNPLSTHDDVSAALDAVDGITSYAERGVDDEEYYEAIEAVIGHKPTITVDDGMDLVAAIHEDYPELIDTIIGGAEETTTGVHRLRAMDDDGELDYPVFAVNDTPMKRLFDNVHGTGESSLASIAMTTNLSWAGKTVVVSGYGDCGKGVAKKASGQNADVIVTEVEPRRALEAHMEGYDVKPMAEAAAEGDVFITTTGNRDVIVEEHFEAMQDGVLLANAGHFDVEVDLDALSDLAVDTYEARNGVQTYEMADGRRLNVLAEGRLVNLATPIALGHPVEVMDQSFGVQAVCVRELVENGDDYEAGVHAVPDRLDKEVAEIKLDAEGVDFDSLTDTQAEYMDSWQHGT